The DNA segment TGCTTGAGGAGAGATACGTAGGAGGGATAGGGTATGAACAGATGATGAGAGAGAGGGAGATGAGTTTCCATCAGTTGAAAAACAAGCTTTACAGGTTGAAGGTTCAGATAAGAGAGGAGGTTAGGAGGAGACTAAGGGGTATATACTCCTTGATAGGCCTGAAAGGCTTGGAGGTGATGGTGATGGAGGGGTGGAAGAAGGTGATGATAAGCTTGGTAATCGTGCTGATCGTAGCTGGAGGGGGAGGAATAGTGATATGGAGACACATGGGAGGGGAGAAAATTGAGGGGGTGGGAGCTGGAGCGAAAGCTAAAGGTGGATTAGTAGGGGAGAACGCTTCAACGGGATCGGTTCAGCCCAGGAGGGAAGACAAGGGGGATGAGCTGACTTTTGATGAGTTCAATCGGTTGTTAGATGAGCTGTTCTCGATAGAGGACGATGAAGGAACGGAAACTACTGAGGTAACTTTCCTTCTCACTCCAAATTCTCCTAAAGTTCGAGCGAGACCTCAGGAAGAGAAAATAGCAATAGGGCAAAGGGATGAAACTGTCTCACTCTCTGAAGAGGTAAAAAAGCAGATCGCCGATATAATCTTAACCCTGAGCGATCACAAACAACGGTTGGAATCTCTTCTCGACCAATGTGATCAGCTTATAGAAGATGTAGAATCAGGAAGGATAAGTGATCCTGAGTTCTCAAGGGAGTTCGAAGATAGGATGAACAAAAGGATAGAAGTCTCAAGAAAAATCGCCTCCTATGCCATAGAACTGAAAAAGCTGATCTCGGATGGGGTTAAGATAATTAAGTATAGATCATTTGATGAGTTGTATGGTCTATATATGGTGGGATACACAATCACGATTGACTCTAAAGTAGGAGAAATTATCCCTGAGATTAAGGAATATCTCCCTCTTCAGCTTGCTACCGGAAGCATACCAGAGGATGAAAACCTTACCTTTTCCGATGCTTACAGGATATCTCTTCAGAGATTAAAAGAAGGCAAAGTAAACAAGGAGATGCTGAATGAATATCCCCATGTTGAATTTACTGAGATAAAATAGGAGGTGAAGAATGATTAAGCTACTTGATGTGAAATGGATCAAGGAGGTTAGGAAAGGTAGGCCTAGGGTCCATGCGCTGGACGAGGTTACCTGCTATTTCCCGTGCATGGATCGTTGCCTTGCCCGTTGTAATGCCTTTTGCGATGGGCATGCTAGCTATTGGCACACAAGCAACTCAGAATGGACCGCTGCATACTATTCTCTTCGCTCCGTCTGCTGATAATTAACACCCTCCGGAGGTGTCCGGTATGAGACGGACACCTCCTTCCACACAAAAGCAATCCAAAGTAAATGGTGAGGGTTGCGATCATGAGATACCAAACCCCTTTCGTTCACGCCTTTGAAACCGAAAACCATAAATACCTATACGACGTCAACACCAATAGGGTTCTCCGGGTAAATGAAGTGATATACGACCTGATCAGATACTATGGCAGACTCTCTCCAGAGGAGATAGCTCAAAGGCTGAACCATAAATACGATATCCAAACCATAAAGCACGGGCTGAAGGAGATCGAAACGGCTCAAAAATTGGGCCTCTTCTCCACCTTCCGCCCCAGCAAAATACAATACCCCAAAACCAGAACGGAGATCAGAGACCTGCTCGATACCGAAAGAGGCTCCATCACACTTAATGTCACTGAAGATTGCAACATGAGATGCAGATACTGCATCTACTCCGGCTCCTACAAGGGGATGAGGAAGCACAACAAAAAATACATGAGCTTCCAGACGGCTAAGAAAGCTATAGACCAGCTCCTTGAGCATTCCTTCGACAGGCGCAAAAACAAGCAGATCAACATAGGGTTCTACGGCGGGGAACCCCTGCTCAATTTCAAGCTGATTCGGGAGAGCATAGAGTATGTGGAAAGCAGGATAGATCCGGATCTGATCACATATAACATCACCACGAACGGGACCGTTCTCAACGATCGGATCATAGATTTTCTGATAGCTCATGATGTCAACCTGCTTGTGAGTTTGGATGGGCCGAAGCATAGACATGACAGATACAGGGTTTTCCCTGATGGGAGGGGAAGTTTCGATATAGTCGTGAGGAACCTGATGAGGATAAGGGATAGAAATCCCGATTATTTCAGGTTCAAAGTGAACTTCTCCGTTGTCATAGCTCCTCCGGTTGATTACATGGAAGTCGATAGGTTCTTCTCCTCAGGGGAGGTTGGGGTGCATCAGAATATCATGGCCACCACACCTTCCCCCGGATCGGATTTCCTGAAACAATTTCCCCCGGAAGAGCTATATGACCCCGCTGGTGAGGAAAAGCTTTGGAGGAAATACGTGGACGGACTTTTGGAGCATATCACCGAAGATCCCCTCTATATCTGGGATTATGCCCTCGCAAGGTCGATGTTCGCTCCTGTCCTTCTATCCATCTATGACTGTCAGCCCTACGAAAAGTTGCCGGAGGTTTACCATCCCGGGGGAATCTGCATACCGGGTCATAGAAAAATGCTGGTGACGGCTGATGGGCTTTATTACGTGTGCGAACGGGTTTATTGTAGTGGGAATAAGGATGATCTCTATTGCATAGGCGATGTGGAAAATGGGATAAATTATGAGAAGGTCTTCAGGTTGATAGAGGAATACTCATCGCTTACCGAGCTGGATTGTTGCAGATGCTGGGCATTGAGGTTATGCCAGGTGTGCTTTTCAGCTCTGACGCCTATCGAAGAAGATGTCCGTATGGACCCAGGGGAAAAGAGGGCTGTATGTCGGGAAGCAAGGGAGCTAGTTCACCAGGCGTTGATCCGGTTTTATTCCGTGCTGGAGAAGGACCCGACTGCTTTCGACTTCATGGATAACATGGAGAGGATAAGGGATTGAGAGAAATCATAATCGGGTTGTTCATAGCCGCCGTGATATGCGGCGGGGGATTGATGATGGCAATGATCGGGAGGGAATAGCTATGAGAAGGCGGTGGAAGACAGCAACCATAATCGTCATCCTCATGCTGGCGATGGCTGGGGTGATTATACTGCTATATCAGCAAATAGGTGATCATGAAAAGAAGATCAAACCGCCATCCGCTCAGATAGCCACGACCACGACGGAGGGAAAGGAAACCAGCTTGACAAAACCGACAGGCAAAATCGAGAGTGCTGATGAGGAACTGACCTTCGAGGAGTTCAACCGGTTACTCGATTCGATCTTCCAGGAGAGCCAGAAGGAAGAGGGAGGCAAATCGCCGGGCGAAGTTGGAGGGACAACGGCAGCCCAGGAACCTCAAAACGGAGAGATCGGTGGCCAAGAGAAAGCGGAGGAGAAATCAGCCCGAAATGAAAACTCGACCGAGGAGACGAGCTCCCAGATCGAAGATATGACCATGAACCTCCTCGAATATTCGATTAAATATAATGACCTGAGGGGGAGGATGCTTGAGGCATCACGGGAGAAAAGATACGAGGAGTTCTACAGATTAGGGGATGAGATGGTCGAGACGGTGAGAGAAGCACTATCGATGGCCAGGGATCTGCAAAAGCTGGCGCCTGATGATGTGACCGCAATGGTGCTCAAGGTGGACCCCGATAAGCTCCCTCCCTACGTGAAGGACATACCGATGATAAACGTCTTCATCCTGGTTAAAGAGAGCCTCGGCGATAAGATCCCCTCCCTGCGTGCTCACCTGCCCATAAGGATAATGACCTTCGCCGGTATCCCTGAGGATGAGAACATGAGCTTCAGCGAGATGATGAAGATAGGCAACCGCCGTTTTAACCTCTATAATTCGCCTGTCCCTGCTGGAAGATAAGCTCAACGATCGGGAGATGCTGTCCGGCATACGGGTAAAACGCTTATATTATCGTTAAGTGTAGCAGAGATCTGAGAGGTCAGAAGTGCTTATTTCTCAGGGCGAAAAGGAACGAGGAACCAGGACGGAAAACGTTACAACGTTAAACGTTGAACGTGCAACGGATTTCCCTTCTCCTCGTTCCTCCTCATGGATGATCGCTACACTCAAAGGGAGTTTGAGCCTATATTTTCAAGACTGACCATCGAGCCCTTTTAGCCATTCAGCTATCTGTCGGCAGAATTCCTCTAACGTGGCTATGCGACATGGAAGCGAATTGTAAATCCGTTCATGCTCTATCCTCCAATAGAGATGCACCAGCAAATTGCGCAATTTCGCCATATCCATCATCCGATCCGTGATATCACCGCTGAGGATACCCTCCTCACCGAGGCGGCGAAATACATCGGCATAATCCTGAGGAGAGCGCAATCCCAGGCGGGATATAATATGATTTCCGATATTGATACAGCTTTCAATGGCTGTCTGGAGCCGTCGTTCCACAACTGCCTGAGTATCCCGACTGTTCAGATACCCACTCTTGCTGATATCCCTTTTTCTTCTCAGGTCCCTGATATCCTCATGGATCCCCCTGAGAAAGTCAACGATTCTATCTTTATCCACACCGATCTGATCCATCGATAACGCCTCCAGGAACCATATATTTCCTGTCCTTCGACAGAGGCGGATATCCGGTGCGAAGCGGTAGATCCTCTCCTTGATTTCCGCCACCGCTTTGAGATTCCTACAGATCAAGAGCTGCCCTTCAGAGATGATGCTCCAAGCGAGCCAGGAGGGAGCCGTCGATATATCTACGAAGCTAAATTTGTCCGTCTTTAAAGCAAAGGATATAGTCGTATAAAGCTTTGTCTCCAGTCTTTCCCTTTTTTCACCTTCAACGCTGTCATCGAGCAGATAGGCGATATCCACATCGCTCAGAGGAGTCGCCTTCCCCAACGCATGAGAGCCGAACAGCCACAGCGCGTTTAGCCCCTCCATCAACCTGAGTTCTGCTGAGAGGGAAGCAAGCCTTCCCCTGACATCAACTGATGCCGTTTCAGATGCCGACATATCGGGACTTCACCGCCCTCTATTGGGTTCACTCCCACGCATTTTATCAAACATGGCAAGGGGAAGTCAAGGCACAGATTCTATCGGGGTGCATAGGAAATTTATCGGTAACAGGGAGATAGTTCACAATTAGGGTGACAATTTCCGTTGTAGGGGGCGCAAGGCCTTGCGCACTCAAGATGAACCACCCCGGTGGCAGGGAGGAGAATCGCAGATTTGTAGGGGCTAGGCCTTCAAAGAAGAATGCCTAGCCCCTACTTTTTCAGGGATGAGTCGCTGAATTCCGGTAACGATGGATCTTGATCGATGCATACCTTACGATCGTATCGCCGGACGACCTGGACCACCTTCTGGGGGAGAGGATCAGACCTCCCGATTTGATCACATCGCCCGATCTCCCCTCATCGGTGAACTCGAAAAGCCTCCTCCTCTGAATATCAACCTCAATTCGATTCCCCTTAACCCTGATGGATAAAAGCTGCCATCCATCCCCTAACTCGTGGGGCTTCTCCGCCAATACGGTCGAGTCATCGGTTGAGATCCCGTTGACGGACTTGTGTAGCTGAGCTGATCTATCGGTGAACTCCACGTAGTATCCGCTGCCGTCGGAGCATCTCACGCCGAACCAGGGGCCGTCCCTCCAGTCCGAGCCGCGGCCTTCGACCCTGAATTTGATCTCGACGGCGTAATCATCCAGGTCAAGCGGCAGATAGATTCCCCTGGGAACCCATCCGTCCGTCCCGCCGTTTACCCCCACGAGCGTCCCGTTTTCAACCCTCCACTCTCCCGCCTGGACGATCCACGGTTCAGCGGGAGGGCTCCCCTCCCTATGAAGCGAGAAATCCTCGGCGAACGGATCGCTTGCGAAGACCATGTATCCGAACCTGTCCGGCTCATGATAGGTCCTTCGCACGAAGGACCAGGCGCTGAACTGGATCGCTTCGGGTTTCGTCCCAGGTCCTTGGGGTCGATCTATTCGGTAGAAGTTCACCTTCCACCTATCACCCGCCTTAGGTGGGAGGTTCGGTGCTCCCTTGAAGGCCGTAAGCGGTATGGCCATCTCGACCACCCATCCCTCCTTCGTCCTCGTTACTTTACTCCTCCATCCTTGGGCGTCCCACGCCAGCCTCTCCTCCTCGGTCTTTTCAGGCTGGATGTCCAGATCCACCTGTGTATTGAGCGGATTGACCTCGAACTCCTTGTATCCCACCCCGTCGCTATCCTGATCTACGAAGAGCTCGACGACCTCCTCCTCCCAGAGGTGATCGTCGCGCTTCCTCATCGTCGCCCAGGGGTTATCATCCTCGACGATGTAGGCCACGTATAGGTTCTCCTCATCCCATCTGACTTTGAATGAGGTTCGCTGTGGGG comes from the Candidatus Poribacteria bacterium genome and includes:
- a CDS encoding DUF86 domain-containing protein is translated as MSASETASVDVRGRLASLSAELRLMEGLNALWLFGSHALGKATPLSDVDIAYLLDDSVEGEKRERLETKLYTTISFALKTDKFSFVDISTAPSWLAWSIISEGQLLICRNLKAVAEIKERIYRFAPDIRLCRRTGNIWFLEALSMDQIGVDKDRIVDFLRGIHEDIRDLRRKRDISKSGYLNSRDTQAVVERRLQTAIESCINIGNHIISRLGLRSPQDYADVFRRLGEEGILSGDITDRMMDMAKLRNLLVHLYWRIEHERIYNSLPCRIATLEEFCRQIAEWLKGLDGQS
- a CDS encoding sigma-70 family RNA polymerase sigma factor translates to MIEMMDDQLISRLEAEETDALEELIRRYSQTVWRIAISITQNYHDAQDVMQETFMKVIKERGNIKWEKFEGWLKKVTINTAKDRIRRKNRERRRFIPLDQVDEGRLPIWLGEDDEKERVLRCLMEVIRELPEEDRKLLEERYVGGIGYEQMMREREMSFHQLKNKLYRLKVQIREEVRRRLRGIYSLIGLKGLEVMVMEGWKKVMISLVIVLIVAGGGGIVIWRHMGGEKIEGVGAGAKAKGGLVGENASTGSVQPRREDKGDELTFDEFNRLLDELFSIEDDEGTETTEVTFLLTPNSPKVRARPQEEKIAIGQRDETVSLSEEVKKQIADIILTLSDHKQRLESLLDQCDQLIEDVESGRISDPEFSREFEDRMNKRIEVSRKIASYAIELKKLISDGVKIIKYRSFDELYGLYMVGYTITIDSKVGEIIPEIKEYLPLQLATGSIPEDENLTFSDAYRISLQRLKEGKVNKEMLNEYPHVEFTEIK
- a CDS encoding radical SAM protein, with translation MRYQTPFVHAFETENHKYLYDVNTNRVLRVNEVIYDLIRYYGRLSPEEIAQRLNHKYDIQTIKHGLKEIETAQKLGLFSTFRPSKIQYPKTRTEIRDLLDTERGSITLNVTEDCNMRCRYCIYSGSYKGMRKHNKKYMSFQTAKKAIDQLLEHSFDRRKNKQINIGFYGGEPLLNFKLIRESIEYVESRIDPDLITYNITTNGTVLNDRIIDFLIAHDVNLLVSLDGPKHRHDRYRVFPDGRGSFDIVVRNLMRIRDRNPDYFRFKVNFSVVIAPPVDYMEVDRFFSSGEVGVHQNIMATTPSPGSDFLKQFPPEELYDPAGEEKLWRKYVDGLLEHITEDPLYIWDYALARSMFAPVLLSIYDCQPYEKLPEVYHPGGICIPGHRKMLVTADGLYYVCERVYCSGNKDDLYCIGDVENGINYEKVFRLIEEYSSLTELDCCRCWALRLCQVCFSALTPIEEDVRMDPGEKRAVCREARELVHQALIRFYSVLEKDPTAFDFMDNMERIRD